The following proteins are encoded in a genomic region of Phycisphaera sp.:
- a CDS encoding carboxypeptidase M32, whose protein sequence is MSKYAELCAYGRRGATLKSIAALLGWDQETYMPRGGGDARAEQMALMAGMMHERGTSEELGNLIAGCEDEDLDAQQWACVREFRRDYDKQMKLDKPLVEELARTGSKAQDLWKEARKNNDFKSFAPLLSSMVELSREKAKAFGYAEGGELYDALLDEYEHNATAKEVETVFTPLGEQLSALVKELQDSGKAPNDAPTKIHAPSDRQHALGLHVLKAIGFDLNAGRLDITTHPFCEGLAPGDTRLTTRYDEEYFPGALYGTMHEAGHGMYEQGLPKSGTHEGPGGEAIQSFGTPLADDISLGIHESQSRMWENMVGRSRPFWKWIYQEACDQFAELGKFDQEEVYRAVNIVRPTYIRVEADEGTYNLHVMLRFGIERALISGDLSVNDLPGAWNERFKDMLGLDVPDDTNGCLQDVHWSFGLFGYFPTYTLGNLYAAQLWQTISQQVPGLDNDFAKGDFGRLKQWLNENVHAHGRRYGAGELCEKVTGRPLESQPLMEYLGGKLREVYKI, encoded by the coding sequence ATGTCGAAGTACGCCGAATTGTGCGCCTACGGGCGCCGGGGTGCCACGCTCAAATCCATCGCGGCCCTGCTGGGGTGGGACCAGGAGACCTACATGCCGCGTGGTGGCGGTGATGCGCGGGCCGAGCAGATGGCGCTCATGGCGGGCATGATGCACGAACGCGGCACGTCGGAAGAACTTGGCAACCTGATCGCCGGTTGTGAGGACGAGGATCTTGATGCCCAGCAGTGGGCGTGCGTGCGGGAATTCCGACGAGACTACGACAAGCAGATGAAGCTGGATAAGCCGCTGGTCGAAGAACTGGCTCGCACGGGCAGCAAGGCCCAGGATCTGTGGAAAGAAGCACGCAAGAACAACGACTTCAAGTCTTTTGCGCCGCTCTTGAGCAGCATGGTCGAACTCTCGCGGGAGAAGGCCAAGGCGTTCGGCTACGCGGAAGGCGGCGAGTTGTACGACGCGTTGCTGGATGAGTACGAGCACAACGCAACGGCCAAGGAAGTCGAGACGGTATTCACGCCGCTGGGCGAGCAGCTCTCGGCGCTGGTGAAGGAGTTGCAGGACTCGGGCAAGGCGCCCAATGATGCGCCGACGAAGATCCATGCGCCGAGCGATCGCCAGCACGCGCTCGGGTTGCACGTGCTCAAGGCCATCGGCTTCGATCTCAACGCGGGCCGGCTAGACATCACGACGCACCCCTTCTGCGAGGGGCTCGCCCCGGGCGACACGCGGCTGACCACGCGCTACGACGAAGAGTACTTCCCCGGTGCGCTGTACGGCACTATGCACGAAGCCGGGCACGGCATGTACGAGCAGGGGCTGCCCAAGAGCGGCACGCACGAAGGCCCGGGCGGCGAGGCCATCCAGAGTTTCGGCACGCCGTTGGCCGACGACATCTCGCTGGGCATCCACGAGAGCCAGAGCCGCATGTGGGAGAACATGGTCGGGCGCAGCCGGCCGTTCTGGAAATGGATCTACCAAGAGGCGTGCGACCAGTTCGCCGAGCTTGGCAAGTTCGACCAGGAAGAGGTGTACCGCGCGGTCAACATCGTGCGGCCGACGTACATCCGCGTCGAGGCAGACGAGGGCACGTACAACCTGCACGTGATGCTGCGTTTCGGCATCGAGCGGGCGTTGATCTCGGGGGACCTGTCGGTGAACGACCTGCCGGGCGCTTGGAACGAACGATTCAAGGACATGCTCGGGCTCGACGTGCCCGACGACACGAACGGGTGCCTGCAGGACGTCCATTGGAGCTTCGGGCTGTTCGGCTATTTCCCGACGTACACGCTGGGCAACCTGTACGCGGCCCAGCTCTGGCAGACGATCAGCCAGCAGGTGCCCGGGCTCGACAACGACTTCGCCAAGGGCGACTTTGGGCGGCTCAAGCAATGGCTGAACGAGAACGTCCACGCGCACGGCCGTCGGTATGGGGCGGGCGAGCTGTGCGAGAAGGTGACGGGACGGCCGTTGGAATCGCAGCCGCTGATGGAGTATCTTGGCGGGAAGCTCCGCGAGGTCTACAAGATCTAA
- a CDS encoding 1-phosphofructokinase family hexose kinase — protein MSTPPSDTPARIFTLTLNPCIDMGVQVDTVEPEHKLRCGQPKREPGGGGLNVTRAIAELGGKSTAVFPAGGKVGDLLKFLVGLYCTGKLCDQRGVPVMAPTRENVIVNETSTGNQFRFNMPGAELSDDEAEACLAALVDGVGSVEGGGLAVISGSLPPGVEPPFVRTIIDRVRAVGGRVVVDSSGPALREALGAGVCMVKPNRRELADTIGNMNPDESDPAVVGAAAIELAQTHNITYVLVSMGGDGAVLAMKDGYAFCQAPKVDVHSATGAGDSMVAAAVLAIERGSLPEEILRDGVAAGAAAAITPGTELLKCPDFERLRDSMPLPRMVRSTPAKAKA, from the coding sequence ATGTCCACCCCCCCTTCCGACACCCCCGCCCGCATCTTCACCCTCACCCTCAACCCATGCATCGACATGGGCGTCCAGGTCGACACCGTCGAGCCCGAGCACAAGCTCCGCTGCGGCCAGCCCAAGCGCGAGCCCGGCGGCGGGGGGCTCAACGTCACCCGGGCCATCGCCGAGCTGGGAGGCAAGTCGACGGCCGTGTTCCCCGCGGGCGGCAAGGTGGGCGACCTGCTGAAATTCCTGGTGGGCCTCTATTGCACCGGTAAGTTGTGCGACCAGCGGGGCGTGCCCGTGATGGCACCCACGCGCGAGAACGTCATCGTCAACGAGACCAGCACCGGCAACCAGTTCCGCTTCAACATGCCCGGGGCCGAGCTGAGCGACGACGAGGCCGAGGCGTGCCTGGCCGCGCTCGTCGACGGCGTTGGGAGTGTGGAAGGCGGGGGGCTCGCGGTCATCAGCGGCAGCCTGCCCCCGGGCGTCGAGCCACCCTTCGTGCGCACCATCATCGACAGGGTGCGCGCTGTCGGCGGGCGCGTCGTCGTTGATAGTTCTGGACCCGCGCTCCGAGAGGCCCTGGGCGCGGGCGTGTGCATGGTCAAACCGAATCGTCGCGAGCTGGCCGACACGATTGGAAACATGAACCCCGACGAGTCCGATCCCGCCGTCGTGGGCGCCGCCGCCATCGAACTGGCCCAAACGCACAACATCACCTACGTGCTGGTTAGCATGGGCGGCGACGGTGCCGTCTTGGCTATGAAGGACGGCTACGCCTTCTGCCAAGCCCCGAAGGTCGACGTGCATAGCGCCACCGGCGCGGGCGACAGCATGGTCGCCGCCGCGGTCCTGGCCATCGAACGCGGCAGTTTACCGGAAGAGATCCTGCGTGACGGTGTCGCCGCCGGAGCCGCCGCCGCCATCACCCCGGGCACGGAACTCTTGAAATGCCCCGACTTCGAGCGTCTCCGCGACTCGATGCCCCTGCCCAGGATGGTGCGTTCCACCCCCGCGAAGGCCAAGGCATGA
- a CDS encoding pyridoxal-phosphate dependent enzyme, translating to MHAYDTILDAIGSTPLVRLNTVVPPGAATVYAKCEFMNPAGSIKDRMAWHIIRRAEEEGLLKPGGTIVENTSGNTGAGAAMAAAARGYHAVFTMPDKMSQEKIDALRAFGAEVIITPTDVPGDSPEHYVNRAKKVAADTPGAFYMDQYHSQWNIEAHETSTGPELYEQTDGGQVDAIVVGTGTGGTISGIGRYFKKQNAKTLIVGVDPLGSVHYSMFKTGEPSTPYVYKVEGLGEDIICRAFDPSVVDEMHQVSDYECFTMARRLIREEGLYCGGSSGGMAHIAIEVAKRLGAGKTVIAICPDSAGRYITKYLKDDWMKMHGMLEKPRGLGVVGDLIDESTTVITANQDRPLREVIDLMRRHGISQVPLTDDDGKPLGMVHEIDILRGLQRDEVNIDSPVRTIETQIGGLLSPSARVEELYGVFGEQQAAIVVSEGKIVGVLSEIDLIEHLAKAGGSSVASGMQPAGV from the coding sequence ATGCACGCCTACGACACCATCCTCGACGCCATCGGCAGCACCCCCCTCGTGAGGCTCAATACTGTCGTGCCCCCCGGCGCGGCGACGGTGTACGCCAAGTGCGAGTTCATGAACCCGGCGGGGTCGATCAAGGACCGCATGGCCTGGCACATCATCCGCCGGGCCGAGGAGGAGGGACTGCTCAAGCCGGGCGGGACCATCGTCGAGAACACCAGCGGCAACACCGGGGCCGGGGCGGCGATGGCCGCGGCGGCGCGCGGGTATCACGCGGTGTTCACCATGCCCGACAAGATGAGCCAGGAGAAGATCGACGCGCTGCGGGCGTTCGGGGCCGAGGTCATCATCACGCCCACCGACGTTCCCGGCGACAGCCCAGAGCACTACGTGAATCGCGCCAAGAAGGTCGCCGCCGATACGCCCGGGGCGTTCTACATGGACCAGTACCACAGCCAGTGGAATATCGAGGCCCACGAGACGAGCACGGGGCCCGAGCTCTACGAACAAACCGATGGCGGGCAGGTCGACGCGATCGTCGTGGGCACCGGCACGGGCGGCACGATCTCGGGCATCGGGCGGTACTTCAAGAAGCAGAACGCCAAGACGCTGATCGTGGGCGTCGACCCGCTGGGCAGCGTGCATTACAGCATGTTCAAGACGGGCGAGCCTAGCACGCCGTACGTGTACAAGGTCGAGGGCCTGGGCGAGGACATCATCTGCCGGGCGTTCGACCCATCGGTCGTCGACGAGATGCACCAGGTGAGCGACTACGAGTGCTTCACGATGGCGCGTCGGTTGATCCGCGAGGAGGGTTTGTATTGCGGCGGGTCATCGGGCGGCATGGCGCACATCGCCATCGAGGTGGCCAAGCGGCTTGGTGCGGGCAAGACCGTCATCGCCATCTGCCCCGACTCGGCCGGCCGCTACATCACCAAGTACCTCAAGGACGATTGGATGAAGATGCACGGGATGCTCGAGAAGCCGCGCGGGCTGGGGGTCGTGGGCGACCTCATCGACGAATCGACCACCGTCATCACCGCGAACCAGGACCGGCCGCTGCGCGAGGTGATCGACCTGATGCGCCGCCACGGCATCAGCCAGGTGCCCCTGACCGACGACGATGGCAAGCCGCTGGGCATGGTCCACGAGATCGACATCCTGCGCGGGCTGCAACGCGACGAGGTCAACATCGACTCGCCCGTGCGCACCATCGAGACCCAGATCGGCGGGCTGCTGAGCCCCTCGGCCAGGGTGGAAGAGCTCTACGGCGTGTTCGGCGAGCAGCAGGCGGCCATCGTGGTGAGCGAGGGCAAGATCGTGGGCGTGCTGAGCGAGATCGACCTGATCGAGCATCTGGCGAAGGCGGGTGGGAGTAGTGTGGCCAGCGGGATGCAGCCGGCTGGAGTCTGA
- a CDS encoding sulfotransferase, with the protein MSSGYTKMRLSPQQVQRRRKVVDPVQRAFEGGQLAEAHKLAMAGLKKMPGDAQLHLFLAAIAERTGDVEQVRHHGRKALGQGPNAGAFAVLSRLERRAANTELALDLCDQALELVPGDVPLRIHRAGCLEEAGRTEEAREVVDAMAAELDAKNQPVPPHLRYEQAKLRVQDKDYDGAIEIIDELSGAVDTPHELRSAAWHLRAKALDRAGRYSDAFDAATQGNELETKPFDPDAYEQQTAAIIEMWSKENMAGFPESSCESEVPVFIAGMPRSGTSLLDQIIHSHPQGAGVGELDTLERFFAQAMAAYKPDAPEGKQFGSLNRFKWNRAADDYVREITKMAPGAERIANKAIGNTRIAGLIARLFPRTRIIHIRRDPRDVAISCYMGAFNNDAMPWTTRLDWVAKAYEQSERLMAHWKETLGVPILEVRYEDLVADPQTQLPRVIEFLGLPWDDACREFYKTKRTLRTLSYDQVNRPLYTSSAGRHANYAEQFADIEFPEYP; encoded by the coding sequence ATGAGCAGTGGCTATACAAAGATGCGGCTTTCGCCCCAGCAGGTCCAGCGGCGGCGCAAGGTGGTCGACCCGGTGCAGCGGGCGTTCGAGGGCGGGCAGCTCGCCGAGGCGCACAAGCTGGCGATGGCGGGGCTCAAGAAGATGCCCGGCGATGCGCAGCTGCACCTCTTCCTGGCGGCCATCGCCGAGCGGACGGGCGATGTCGAGCAGGTCCGCCACCACGGGCGTAAGGCGCTCGGGCAGGGGCCAAACGCCGGGGCGTTCGCGGTGCTCAGCCGGCTCGAGCGGCGGGCGGCGAATACCGAGCTGGCGTTGGATTTATGCGACCAGGCGCTCGAACTCGTGCCGGGCGACGTGCCGCTGCGGATCCATCGCGCGGGATGTCTTGAAGAAGCGGGGCGGACGGAGGAGGCGAGGGAAGTCGTCGACGCGATGGCGGCCGAGTTGGACGCGAAGAACCAGCCAGTGCCCCCCCACCTGCGATACGAGCAGGCCAAGCTGCGCGTGCAGGACAAGGACTACGACGGGGCGATCGAGATCATCGATGAACTCAGCGGGGCGGTCGACACGCCCCACGAGCTGCGCAGCGCCGCGTGGCACCTGCGGGCCAAGGCGTTGGATCGTGCGGGTCGGTATTCGGATGCGTTCGACGCGGCAACCCAGGGCAACGAACTCGAGACGAAACCGTTTGACCCCGACGCGTACGAACAACAGACCGCCGCGATCATCGAGATGTGGTCGAAGGAGAACATGGCCGGCTTCCCAGAGAGCTCGTGCGAGAGCGAGGTGCCGGTGTTCATCGCGGGCATGCCGCGCTCGGGCACGAGCTTGCTGGACCAGATCATCCACTCGCACCCCCAGGGCGCGGGCGTGGGCGAGCTCGACACGCTGGAGCGGTTCTTCGCACAGGCCATGGCGGCGTACAAGCCCGATGCGCCCGAGGGCAAACAGTTCGGAAGCCTGAACCGCTTCAAGTGGAACCGGGCCGCCGACGACTACGTGCGTGAGATCACGAAGATGGCCCCGGGTGCCGAGCGCATCGCCAACAAGGCCATCGGCAACACGCGCATCGCGGGGCTCATCGCGCGGCTGTTCCCCAGGACGCGCATCATCCACATCCGCCGAGACCCGCGCGACGTGGCGATCTCGTGCTACATGGGCGCGTTCAACAACGACGCGATGCCGTGGACGACCAGGCTCGACTGGGTCGCCAAGGCGTATGAGCAATCCGAGCGATTGATGGCGCATTGGAAGGAGACGCTGGGCGTGCCGATCCTCGAGGTGCGCTACGAGGATCTGGTCGCCGATCCGCAGACGCAGTTGCCGCGTGTCATCGAGTTCCTTGGATTGCCGTGGGACGACGCCTGCCGCGAGTTCTACAAGACCAAGCGCACCCTCCGCACGCTGAGCTACGACCAGGTGAACCGGCCGCTCTACACGAGTTCGGCCGGCCGGCACGCGAATTACGCCGAGCAGTTTGCCGACATCGAGTTCCCAGAATACCCATAA
- a CDS encoding KAP family NTPase has protein sequence MTEQQQNGEADPVGETTPVVPVVELLDDEPSDVDLAGGGHDRVARAIADIVKGKNGGKAIALEGSWGSGKSTIVNLLQEKCGDSVLVYTFDAWKHEGDPLRVAFLSGLARALRKKRWLKRTAHRKAERVFDQLRGKLHIEKRTERALFRARDLLLIAIVFVIVPLLLSDRVAGVRSVDDVRALLKQAPAYWLLVAIIVVVAAAWVQRSIASFFLMLTDPKQHWMICPTLEVVAGLSMLAFGTFVLATHGHLTLAWVWVIASGTLALAGATQLWLRDTSSWDPTRSKQKYPPWRSGIEIARGIQRPSFVEHLLRRQPHEVETEIRGSRSLGVEEFESRFVTLLKRCIGTKTETETQHPHRRLVLVLDNLDRLEAQEALAVWRTLRAFLELDSPSTLLDESQRALVKQVWLLVPYDRTHMETLWPIDSQHADDTGTRGSGRDSSFLDKTFAVRLDVPPLRVLQWQEQLRLALCHSLGIMGTPKALSEIERLFTHLTILWGRPPTLRQIKLFANDLRARQLQHAPRLTFAPRWPMPADMEFSIESLAAYELLRREGYTSEVIRSKLLNQEMHSIRELPMGWLTSDRQQMLACLVLNTWSRSDADEFLMAGRIVHSLVSRQDLEFHSPDDDALFWATLHQSQNTIASSIVSNGIPVVTTAITSLAALSIAHPTHSRESIADLVELLITNATGWTLRADSQDLCNQAVQLCPRRKTIQVLAMQIQQLAQNTSTAEAGRHLGDAWGSLWSTIQPELKYNYLTIDGIPSLTEIQVPKERLGFVSCLNTLYGNWPDTTSWWKRLWSASPKDTQESLYPTQNKEVSLQDLSRATCVAMHAPKLGVAWDAVAKDIAKYLKDSTGKDADAISSALALLRCDCLDELYTDVPYTNEINDGIKHFRTMMVSLCDSGLLYERLIAVFNQNAHGAVGAIVLGLGAVRSLDFSVRQRTSQLPNKRELTTLVDETTSISKYVDYIIQAPLVALRKFIQRRIDGQDGLNLLDAIVVGMTPDRVRQVFTPEEFIANWHKYATNDNHLRVVRRAVLKALEPEDSSKPRRLSEVILRRPELPNSASVALAIVNTTGSTREVHALATRMVEAATGSEAEAWTEVLEAADKDQGAG, from the coding sequence ATGACTGAACAACAGCAGAACGGCGAAGCGGATCCGGTAGGGGAGACCACTCCCGTCGTGCCGGTGGTCGAACTGTTGGATGACGAGCCCTCCGATGTGGACCTGGCCGGTGGCGGGCATGATCGCGTCGCAAGAGCGATTGCCGACATTGTTAAGGGGAAGAACGGCGGCAAGGCCATCGCGTTGGAAGGCTCGTGGGGCTCTGGCAAGTCAACGATCGTCAATCTCCTTCAAGAGAAGTGCGGCGACTCGGTCTTGGTCTACACGTTCGATGCGTGGAAGCACGAGGGCGATCCATTGCGAGTCGCGTTCCTGAGCGGTCTCGCCAGGGCGCTGCGAAAGAAGCGGTGGCTCAAGCGCACCGCCCATCGGAAGGCCGAACGGGTCTTTGATCAGCTTCGCGGCAAGTTGCATATCGAGAAACGAACGGAGCGGGCGCTCTTCAGAGCACGCGACCTGCTGCTAATCGCGATTGTTTTCGTCATCGTGCCATTGCTGCTCAGCGATCGTGTTGCCGGGGTTCGCTCCGTGGACGACGTCCGGGCGCTTCTCAAGCAAGCTCCCGCATATTGGTTGCTGGTAGCGATCATCGTCGTCGTAGCGGCGGCATGGGTACAACGGTCCATCGCTTCCTTTTTCTTAATGCTCACGGATCCAAAACAGCATTGGATGATCTGTCCGACACTTGAGGTTGTTGCGGGGCTCTCTATGCTCGCTTTTGGCACCTTTGTGCTCGCCACACACGGCCACCTTACGCTCGCTTGGGTTTGGGTCATTGCATCCGGGACGCTCGCACTGGCCGGTGCGACTCAACTGTGGCTCCGCGACACCTCGTCCTGGGATCCCACACGGTCTAAGCAGAAGTACCCGCCTTGGCGTTCGGGGATTGAAATTGCCCGCGGCATCCAACGGCCTTCGTTCGTTGAACACCTGCTGCGGCGCCAGCCGCACGAGGTCGAGACTGAGATCCGTGGCAGTCGATCGCTCGGCGTCGAGGAATTTGAGTCCAGATTCGTCACTTTGCTCAAACGATGCATCGGGACAAAGACCGAAACAGAGACACAGCATCCACACCGTCGACTCGTCCTCGTGCTAGACAACCTGGACCGACTCGAAGCCCAGGAAGCCCTCGCCGTCTGGAGGACACTCCGTGCGTTTCTGGAACTGGACTCGCCTTCAACGTTATTAGATGAATCACAGCGTGCGCTGGTCAAACAAGTATGGCTACTGGTCCCGTACGACCGAACACACATGGAGACGCTCTGGCCGATCGACAGCCAGCACGCCGACGATACTGGCACGCGAGGCTCTGGCAGAGATAGCTCGTTTCTTGATAAGACCTTTGCAGTGCGACTGGATGTCCCACCCCTTCGCGTTCTTCAATGGCAAGAGCAGCTTCGCCTGGCGCTTTGCCACTCGCTTGGAATCATGGGCACGCCAAAGGCGCTTAGTGAGATCGAACGCCTGTTTACCCACCTGACGATCTTGTGGGGACGTCCGCCAACTCTCAGGCAGATCAAACTCTTTGCCAACGACCTGCGCGCCCGACAACTGCAGCACGCCCCAAGGCTGACGTTCGCACCCAGGTGGCCGATGCCAGCGGACATGGAGTTCTCCATTGAATCCCTGGCCGCATACGAACTCCTCCGGAGAGAGGGCTATACCAGCGAGGTAATTCGAAGCAAGCTTCTGAACCAAGAGATGCATTCGATCCGGGAGTTGCCGATGGGCTGGCTCACTTCCGATCGCCAGCAGATGCTCGCTTGCCTTGTATTGAACACGTGGAGTCGCTCAGACGCGGATGAGTTCTTGATGGCAGGCCGTATCGTTCATTCCCTTGTGTCGAGACAAGACCTCGAGTTTCACTCACCCGATGACGACGCGTTGTTTTGGGCCACACTACATCAATCACAGAACACCATCGCATCATCGATTGTCTCCAACGGCATACCCGTCGTCACCACTGCTATCACTAGCCTCGCCGCCCTCAGCATAGCACATCCCACACACAGCAGAGAGTCGATCGCTGATCTCGTTGAACTCCTCATCACAAACGCAACGGGGTGGACTCTTCGCGCCGATTCTCAAGACTTGTGTAATCAGGCCGTACAACTTTGCCCACGGCGTAAGACCATCCAAGTCCTCGCCATGCAGATCCAACAACTAGCACAAAACACAAGTACGGCGGAGGCTGGGCGTCACCTTGGCGATGCATGGGGCTCGCTTTGGTCCACCATCCAGCCCGAGCTTAAGTACAACTACCTAACGATTGATGGCATACCGTCGCTTACTGAGATCCAAGTTCCGAAAGAACGCTTGGGGTTCGTCTCATGTCTCAATACGCTTTACGGCAACTGGCCAGACACCACCTCATGGTGGAAACGCCTCTGGAGCGCTTCGCCAAAGGACACTCAGGAATCGCTATACCCCACACAAAACAAGGAGGTTTCACTCCAAGATTTGAGCCGGGCCACCTGCGTTGCAATGCACGCTCCGAAGCTTGGTGTCGCATGGGATGCGGTAGCGAAAGACATCGCCAAATATCTCAAAGACTCTACCGGTAAAGATGCGGACGCAATCTCTTCGGCCTTGGCATTACTGCGATGCGACTGCCTTGATGAACTCTACACTGATGTACCATACACGAACGAAATCAACGACGGCATCAAGCACTTTCGCACAATGATGGTGAGCCTGTGTGACAGTGGCTTGTTGTACGAAAGATTAATTGCAGTGTTCAACCAGAACGCACACGGCGCGGTTGGCGCAATTGTTCTCGGCTTGGGCGCTGTAAGGAGCCTTGATTTCTCAGTTCGGCAACGAACTAGCCAACTGCCCAACAAACGCGAACTGACCACTCTCGTGGATGAGACCACAAGCATCAGCAAGTATGTCGACTATATCATACAAGCTCCATTGGTTGCGCTTCGAAAGTTCATCCAAAGGCGCATCGATGGCCAAGACGGCCTGAACCTGCTTGATGCAATCGTCGTGGGCATGACGCCGGATCGAGTACGGCAAGTTTTTACACCTGAAGAGTTTATCGCCAACTGGCACAAATACGCAACCAACGACAACCATCTCCGTGTCGTGCGTCGAGCGGTCTTGAAAGCCCTGGAGCCCGAGGACAGCAGTAAGCCTCGTCGTCTCTCCGAGGTCATACTCCGGCGGCCGGAGTTGCCGAATTCAGCATCGGTGGCACTTGCAATCGTGAACACCACGGGCTCGACACGTGAAGTTCACGCATTGGCAACACGGATGGTCGAGGCCGCAACAGGCAGCGAAGCCGAGGCTTGGACAGAGGTGCTCGAGGCAGCGGACAAAGATCAAGGGGCGGGGTAA
- a CDS encoding SulP family inorganic anion transporter, producing MPPKPEITIRLPGFANGKPRVFDLRSTLSGSPKAEVLAGLTVALALVPESVAFAFVAGVPPLVGLYAAFIVCLLTAIFGGRPGMISGATGAMAVVVVALVADHGIGYLFPAVVLCGLIQVAAGLLRLGKFIRIVPHPVMLGFVNGLAIVILLAQADSFKTLTADGAMAFLQGTRLWLMIGLVAATVGIIAFLPRLTRAVPASLVAIITISIAAIAINAVSPGTATERPVRTVGDLVLDNTKAAAVRQAQSTKDTAALAAASAELPERVRDSVVVTNETHAPLAPLTSKETTAALASVDESGAGISGGLPRPAWLDFDLPPFTFETLLIILPFSVILAGVGLIESLMTMTLVDELTQTRGNGNRECLGQGVANIACGFFGGMGGCAMIGQSLINVKAGGRRRLSGITAALSLLAFILFLAPLIEAVPIAALVGVMLMVVVGTFEWTTLQTWRKIPKAEVLVMLVVAGYTVFMHDLATAVLLGVIISALIFAWNKSKHFYADLQLNEQGSRIYQLHGGLFFGSVSRFRELFDPANDPDDVVIDFYFSRVYDQSGLEAINALAERYTALGKRLHLRHLSEDCRRLLDKAGDLVEVNISEDPHYHVATDRTTWHDDPAR from the coding sequence ATGCCACCGAAGCCAGAGATCACCATCCGCCTACCCGGGTTCGCCAACGGCAAGCCCCGCGTGTTCGACCTGCGATCGACCCTGAGCGGTTCCCCGAAGGCCGAGGTCCTTGCCGGCCTCACGGTCGCGCTGGCCCTGGTTCCCGAGTCGGTCGCCTTCGCGTTCGTCGCGGGCGTGCCGCCATTGGTCGGCTTGTACGCCGCGTTCATCGTTTGCTTGCTGACCGCCATCTTCGGCGGGCGGCCGGGCATGATCTCGGGCGCCACCGGCGCGATGGCTGTCGTCGTGGTTGCGCTGGTGGCGGATCACGGCATCGGCTACCTCTTCCCCGCGGTCGTGTTGTGCGGGTTGATCCAGGTCGCCGCGGGCTTACTCAGGCTCGGCAAGTTCATCCGCATCGTGCCCCACCCGGTGATGCTGGGGTTCGTCAACGGCCTGGCGATCGTGATCCTGCTCGCGCAGGCCGACAGCTTCAAGACGCTCACCGCGGATGGCGCGATGGCGTTCCTCCAGGGCACCCGCCTGTGGCTCATGATCGGCCTCGTGGCCGCGACGGTGGGCATCATCGCATTCCTGCCCAGGCTCACCCGCGCCGTTCCGGCGTCGCTGGTGGCCATCATCACGATCTCCATCGCCGCGATCGCCATCAACGCCGTGAGTCCGGGCACGGCCACCGAGCGCCCCGTGCGCACGGTGGGGGATCTTGTGCTCGACAACACCAAGGCCGCCGCCGTGCGCCAGGCCCAATCTACTAAGGATACCGCTGCGCTCGCCGCCGCCTCGGCCGAGCTGCCCGAGCGCGTGCGCGACTCGGTCGTCGTGACCAACGAGACCCACGCTCCTCTGGCCCCGCTGACGAGCAAAGAAACCACTGCCGCCCTGGCCTCGGTCGACGAATCGGGGGCCGGCATCTCGGGCGGCCTGCCGCGGCCCGCGTGGCTGGACTTCGATCTGCCGCCGTTCACGTTCGAGACCTTGCTCATTATCTTGCCCTTTTCTGTTATTCTCGCCGGCGTCGGGCTCATCGAGAGCCTGATGACCATGACGCTCGTCGACGAGCTCACGCAGACCCGCGGCAATGGCAACCGCGAGTGCCTGGGGCAGGGCGTGGCGAATATTGCTTGCGGCTTCTTCGGCGGCATGGGCGGCTGCGCGATGATCGGCCAGAGCCTGATCAACGTGAAGGCGGGAGGCCGCCGCCGGCTCTCGGGCATCACCGCCGCGCTCAGCCTGCTGGCGTTCATCCTGTTCCTGGCCCCGCTCATCGAGGCCGTGCCCATCGCCGCGCTCGTGGGTGTTATGTTGATGGTCGTCGTGGGCACGTTCGAGTGGACGACCTTACAAACCTGGCGCAAGATCCCGAAAGCGGAAGTCCTGGTCATGCTCGTCGTCGCGGGCTACACGGTCTTCATGCACGACCTGGCGACGGCGGTCCTTCTGGGCGTCATCATCTCGGCCCTCATCTTCGCGTGGAACAAGAGCAAGCACTTCTACGCCGACCTGCAGTTGAATGAGCAAGGCAGCCGGATCTACCAGCTCCACGGCGGCCTGTTCTTCGGCAGCGTGTCGAGGTTTCGGGAACTCTTCGACCCGGCGAACGACCCCGACGACGTAGTCATCGACTTCTACTTCAGCCGCGTGTACGACCAGAGCGGCCTCGAGGCCATCAACGCCCTGGCCGAGCGGTACACGGCCCTGGGCAAGCGGCTGCACCTGCGGCACCTGAGCGAGGACTGCCGGCGCTTGCTCGACAAGGCCGGCGACCTGGTCGAGGTCAACATCAGCGAGGACCCGCACTACCACGTGGCGACGGATCGGACGACGTGGCACGACGATCCGGCGCGGTAG